From one Streptomyces chromofuscus genomic stretch:
- a CDS encoding Clp protease N-terminal domain-containing protein — MHHPIPRQQADEHSGADNDACLSAELAAVLAGARRRAVRDGDRQVDTAHLLHSLLEYDPEVRAAFDGEPRLARLLGYLVQRSIGYGLRWQTTVEDSGAIPVVTGAAGHSPPAATAMSYAGERAARRGDGPARGVDLLAGIVVDPRSRAVEVLERAGIDVPELFMRIERGSHECLGGAEAGC, encoded by the coding sequence GTGCACCATCCCATCCCCCGGCAGCAGGCCGACGAACACTCCGGCGCGGACAACGATGCCTGCCTCAGCGCGGAACTGGCCGCTGTGCTCGCCGGTGCCCGCAGACGGGCGGTGCGGGACGGGGACCGGCAGGTCGACACCGCCCATCTCCTCCACTCCCTCCTGGAGTACGACCCGGAGGTGCGCGCCGCCTTCGACGGTGAACCCCGACTCGCCCGGCTGCTCGGCTACCTCGTGCAGCGCAGCATCGGCTACGGCCTGCGCTGGCAGACCACCGTCGAGGACTCCGGGGCGATCCCCGTCGTGACCGGGGCCGCGGGCCACTCGCCGCCGGCCGCCACGGCGATGTCGTACGCCGGGGAACGCGCCGCGCGCCGCGGTGACGGACCGGCCCGCGGCGTCGATCTGCTGGCGGGGATCGTCGTGGACCCGCGCTCGCGGGCCGTCGAGGTGCTGGAGCGGGCCGGGATCGACGTGCCCGAGCTGTTCATGCGGATCGAGCGGGGCTCGCATGAGTGCCTGGGAGGCGCCGAGGCCGGTTGCTGA
- a CDS encoding pyridoxamine 5'-phosphate oxidase family protein — MQGTQETTSPSAAYTRTDRTVPTRSPDRAAYDKELVHAILDQAYVCHLGFVRDGAPVVLPTLYGRVGERLYVHGSTGSRPLRMTGQAGPGLPVCLTVTHVDALVLARSAFHHSINYRSVVVHGVAHDVTDPEEKRLALDALVDHVVPGRSRDSRPANRKELAATAVIRLDLDEVSAKFRTGGVDDEPEDLALPHWAGVVPLRKGYGTPVPAADLAPGTELPDYLTMP; from the coding sequence ATGCAGGGGACCCAGGAGACGACGTCACCGTCCGCCGCCTACACCCGGACCGACCGCACCGTCCCCACCCGCTCCCCGGACCGCGCGGCGTACGACAAGGAACTGGTGCACGCGATACTCGACCAGGCTTACGTCTGCCACCTCGGCTTCGTCCGCGACGGCGCGCCGGTGGTCCTGCCGACGCTGTACGGCCGGGTCGGCGAGCGGCTCTACGTGCACGGCTCCACCGGTTCCCGCCCGCTGCGGATGACCGGTCAGGCCGGCCCCGGCCTCCCGGTGTGCCTGACGGTGACGCACGTCGACGCCCTGGTCCTGGCCCGCTCGGCCTTCCACCACTCGATCAACTACCGGTCCGTGGTGGTGCACGGCGTCGCCCACGACGTCACGGACCCCGAGGAGAAGCGGCTGGCGCTGGACGCGCTGGTCGACCATGTCGTGCCGGGCCGGTCACGCGACTCCCGGCCCGCGAACAGGAAGGAACTCGCGGCCACCGCCGTGATCCGCCTGGACCTCGACGAGGTCTCCGCCAAGTTCCGCACCGGCGGTGTGGACGACGAGCCCGAGGACCTGGCCCTTCCCCACTGGGCGGGCGTGGTGCCCCTGCGCAAGGGGTACGGGACGCCGGTCCCGGCCGCCGACCTGGCGCCCGGGACCGAGCTGCCCGACTACCTCACGATGCCGTAA
- a CDS encoding aminotransferase class I/II-fold pyridoxal phosphate-dependent enzyme, which produces MLGGYPIEGRRAADISASVERAVAAGALAPGQLLPPMRELASRLGVNPNTVAAAYRTLRERGVIETDGRRGSRVRHRPATTGREEIGVDVPEGVRDMAAGNPDPALLPSLVAAFAQAAGGEPVLYGEAPVEPELARPARAEMEAGGVPAGPIAVTSGSLDAIERVLAAHLRPGDAVAVEDPGWGGLLDLVPALGLRTLPVALDDEGPLPDQVDRALTAGARALVVTDRAQNPTGAALSAARARALRSVLRDHPEVLLIEDDHGHGIVDLPLHPLAGATRHWAFVRSAAKAYGPDLRLAVVTGDEVTLDRVRGRQRLGPGWVSRITQRAAAWLWSHDAVDTAVVAAAYGARRSALVEALARRGVAATGRSGLNVWVPVPDETAAVSRLLHAGWAVAPGARFRMSAPPGIRVTVSTLTEAETEPLADAIAAAVRPAALRSYV; this is translated from the coding sequence GTGCTAGGAGGCTATCCGATCGAAGGGCGGCGCGCAGCGGACATTTCCGCGAGCGTGGAGCGCGCGGTGGCGGCGGGCGCGCTGGCGCCCGGGCAACTGCTGCCTCCCATGCGCGAGTTGGCGTCCCGGCTCGGGGTGAACCCGAACACGGTGGCCGCCGCCTACCGGACCCTGCGTGAGCGCGGGGTCATCGAGACCGACGGGCGGCGCGGCAGCCGGGTGCGACACAGACCCGCCACCACCGGACGCGAGGAGATCGGCGTGGACGTCCCGGAGGGCGTACGGGACATGGCCGCCGGGAACCCCGACCCCGCGTTGCTGCCGTCACTGGTGGCCGCGTTCGCCCAGGCGGCGGGCGGGGAGCCGGTGCTGTACGGGGAGGCGCCCGTGGAGCCCGAACTGGCGCGGCCGGCGCGGGCCGAGATGGAGGCCGGGGGAGTGCCCGCGGGCCCGATCGCGGTGACATCCGGCTCGCTGGACGCCATCGAACGGGTGCTGGCCGCCCACCTCAGGCCCGGGGACGCCGTCGCCGTGGAGGACCCCGGGTGGGGCGGCCTGCTCGACCTGGTCCCGGCGCTCGGACTGCGCACCCTGCCGGTCGCCCTCGACGACGAGGGACCGCTTCCCGACCAGGTGGACCGCGCCCTCACCGCGGGCGCCCGGGCCCTCGTCGTCACGGACCGCGCGCAGAACCCCACCGGGGCCGCGCTGAGCGCCGCACGCGCGCGTGCCCTGCGTTCCGTGCTGCGCGACCATCCGGAAGTGCTGCTGATCGAGGACGACCACGGCCACGGCATCGTCGACCTGCCCCTGCATCCGCTGGCCGGCGCCACCCGGCACTGGGCCTTCGTCCGCTCGGCGGCCAAGGCCTACGGACCCGACCTGCGGCTCGCCGTGGTCACCGGCGACGAGGTCACGCTGGACCGGGTACGCGGCCGCCAGCGGCTCGGGCCCGGCTGGGTCAGCCGGATCACCCAGCGGGCCGCGGCGTGGCTGTGGAGTCACGACGCGGTGGACACGGCGGTGGTGGCGGCCGCGTACGGAGCGCGCCGGAGCGCGCTCGTCGAGGCGCTCGCGCGGCGGGGTGTGGCGGCGACCGGGCGCAGCGGCCTGAACGTCTGGGTGCCGGTGCCGGACGAGACCGCGGCCGTCTCCCGGCTGCTGCACGCCGGTTGGGCCGTCGCCCCCGGCGCCCGCTTCCGGATGAGCGCCCCGCCCGGCATCCGGGTCACCGTCTCCACCCTCACCGAGGCCGAGACGGAACCCCTGGCCGACGCGATCGCCGCGGCCGTACGTCCGGCGGCGCTGCGCAGTTACGTGTAG
- a CDS encoding LysR family transcriptional regulator, whose product MLSLDRLRTLDALARHGSVSGAAEALHITTSAVSQQLAKLEREVSQQLLAKNGRGVRLTDAGRLLAEHAARILSQVALAQSDLEAQRGQVAGELRLSAFPTAARGLFPTALATLRAAHPGLRLRTCELEPERCIQGVVRGDLDLAVVLDWYNKPMALPDGLVKASILDDPADVAMPAGHPLAGRDEVDLGEFAEDEWITWGQGEFCHEWLMFTLRSRGVEPIVSHRAPETHTQLALVAAGLGVCIAPLLGRHPIPAGVVTVPLKQRVRRHVYVVWRADADRRPSIRAAVAALRAAGERVG is encoded by the coding sequence ATGTTGAGCCTGGACCGTCTCCGCACCCTCGACGCTCTCGCCCGGCACGGCTCGGTGAGCGGCGCGGCCGAGGCGCTGCACATCACGACGTCGGCCGTGTCCCAGCAACTGGCGAAGCTGGAGCGCGAGGTGAGCCAGCAACTGCTCGCCAAGAACGGTCGGGGCGTCCGGCTCACCGACGCCGGCCGGCTGCTCGCCGAGCACGCGGCGCGCATCCTGTCGCAGGTCGCCCTCGCCCAGTCCGACCTGGAGGCGCAGCGTGGCCAGGTCGCCGGCGAGCTTCGCCTGTCGGCGTTCCCGACCGCCGCGCGCGGACTGTTCCCCACCGCCCTCGCCACCCTGCGTGCCGCCCACCCCGGCCTGCGGCTGCGCACGTGCGAGCTGGAACCGGAGCGTTGCATCCAGGGCGTGGTCCGCGGCGACCTGGATCTCGCCGTGGTCCTGGACTGGTACAACAAGCCGATGGCGCTGCCCGACGGCCTGGTCAAGGCGTCGATCCTGGACGATCCCGCCGACGTGGCGATGCCCGCCGGGCATCCGCTGGCCGGACGTGACGAGGTGGACCTCGGGGAGTTCGCCGAGGACGAGTGGATCACCTGGGGCCAGGGCGAGTTCTGCCACGAGTGGCTGATGTTCACCCTGCGCTCACGCGGCGTCGAGCCGATCGTCAGCCACCGCGCCCCCGAGACGCACACCCAGCTCGCGCTGGTCGCCGCCGGGCTGGGGGTGTGCATCGCCCCGCTCCTGGGGCGCCATCCGATACCCGCCGGAGTCGTCACCGTGCCGCTGAAGCAGCGGGTGCGGCGGCACGTGTACGTGGTCTGGCGGGCGGACGCCGACCGCCGGCCGTCGATCCGGGCGGCGGTGGCGGCACTGCGGGCGGCGGGCGAGCGTGTCGGCTGA
- a CDS encoding PhzF family phenazine biosynthesis protein, which yields MRIRIVDAFTDRPFTGNPAGVVLLDAFPEDDRMQQVALEVNHAETAFAHPLPEGGEADWALRWFTPAAEVAMCGHATLATAHVLHTTAAQEGPVRFATRSGVLVATPRDDGSITLDFPTAPLTPVDVPEGLAEALGAQPLTALDTGPNVGDLLVELTDERTVHALRPDHRAIGAHSTRGVIATARAENPALGYDYVSRCFFPNVGVHEDPVTGSAHTALAPFWSERIGRAELTGLQASPRSGRVRTELRGDRTLLSGRAVTVIEGELLA from the coding sequence ATGCGGATTCGAATCGTCGACGCCTTCACCGACCGCCCGTTCACCGGCAACCCGGCCGGGGTCGTGCTTCTGGACGCCTTCCCCGAGGACGACCGGATGCAGCAGGTGGCCCTGGAGGTCAACCACGCCGAGACGGCCTTCGCCCACCCGCTGCCCGAGGGCGGCGAGGCCGACTGGGCGCTGCGCTGGTTCACCCCGGCGGCCGAGGTCGCGATGTGCGGCCACGCCACCCTCGCGACGGCCCACGTCCTGCACACCACGGCCGCCCAGGAGGGCCCGGTACGGTTCGCCACGCGCAGCGGCGTCCTCGTGGCGACGCCCCGCGACGACGGCTCGATCACCCTGGACTTCCCGACCGCCCCGCTCACACCGGTCGACGTCCCCGAAGGGCTCGCCGAGGCGCTGGGCGCGCAGCCGCTGACGGCCCTCGACACCGGCCCGAACGTCGGGGACCTGCTGGTGGAGCTCACCGACGAGCGGACCGTCCACGCCCTGCGCCCCGATCACCGGGCCATCGGCGCCCACTCCACGCGCGGCGTCATCGCCACCGCCCGCGCGGAGAATCCGGCCCTCGGCTACGACTACGTCTCCCGGTGCTTCTTCCCGAACGTCGGCGTCCACGAGGACCCGGTCACCGGCAGCGCCCACACCGCGCTGGCCCCCTTCTGGTCCGAGCGCATCGGCCGCGCCGAGCTGACCGGGCTCCAGGCCTCGCCCCGCTCCGGCCGCGTCCGCACGGAACTGCGCGGCGACCGTACGCTGCTGAGCGGCCGGGCGGTGACGGTGATCGAGGGCGAGCTGCTGGCCTAG
- a CDS encoding CPBP family intramembrane glutamic endopeptidase, with the protein MQGEAGTVEGTPSGEAPSRRVLRDETLLVLAVSLGASAVSALISFVGSLTRPGGLKDQAATLNASAAPGRPWLDLAWQLFGIATALVPVALVAHFLLREGRSLRTLGFDRTRPWSDLGRGAVLAAVIGSTGIVFYLAARGLGFNLTVVPEALPDVWWKHPVLILSALQNSILEEVVVVGYLLRRLDQLGWSPGAAMAASSVLRGSYHLYQGIGGFIGNMVMGVVFVYLYRRWGRVGPLVVAHSLLDIGAFVGYALLAGKVDWLPTA; encoded by the coding sequence GTGCAGGGTGAGGCCGGAACCGTGGAGGGGACCCCGTCGGGCGAGGCGCCCTCGCGGCGGGTGCTGCGGGACGAGACCTTGCTCGTGCTCGCGGTCTCACTGGGCGCCAGCGCCGTGTCCGCGCTCATCAGTTTCGTCGGCTCCCTCACGAGACCCGGTGGACTGAAGGACCAGGCCGCCACCCTCAACGCCTCCGCCGCCCCCGGCCGCCCCTGGCTGGATCTGGCGTGGCAGCTGTTCGGAATCGCCACCGCGCTCGTTCCCGTCGCCCTCGTCGCGCACTTCCTGTTGCGCGAGGGACGAAGTCTCAGGACCCTCGGTTTCGACCGCACCCGCCCCTGGTCCGACCTCGGACGCGGTGCCGTCCTCGCCGCCGTGATCGGCAGCACCGGCATCGTCTTCTACCTCGCCGCGCGCGGCCTCGGATTCAACCTCACGGTCGTCCCCGAGGCCCTGCCCGACGTGTGGTGGAAGCACCCGGTGCTGATCCTGTCGGCCCTGCAGAACTCGATCCTCGAAGAGGTCGTGGTCGTCGGCTATCTGCTGCGCCGGCTCGACCAACTGGGCTGGTCGCCCGGCGCCGCGATGGCCGCCAGCTCCGTGCTGCGCGGGTCGTACCACCTCTACCAGGGCATCGGCGGCTTCATCGGCAACATGGTGATGGGCGTTGTCTTCGTCTACCTCTACCGCCGCTGGGGCCGGGTCGGCCCCCTGGTGGTCGCCCACTCGCTGCTCGACATCGGGGCGTTCGTGGGGTACGCGCTGCTCGCCGGCAAGGTGGACTGGCTGCCCACGGCGTGA
- a CDS encoding DMT family transporter, with protein sequence MSTVASGLPVGRGLLYLIVAGAAWGTAGAAASLVYRASDMGSVALSFWRCAAGLLLLLAARHLLPRAVAAPEPRVRKAMRIGATGLGLAVFQTAYFAAVSATGLAVATVVTLGAGPVLIALGARLTMGERLGRTGVSAVAGALTGLGVLVFGGGDAVVRPSGVALALLSAAGYSAMTLLTRYWGRDGGADASGTTVWAFAVTTLCLLPFALMEGLVPQTAEPALLVWLLVYIAAIPTALAYALYFAGAAVVRSATVSVIMLLEPVSAAVLAVTLLGEQLTAATLAGTLLMLGSVAGLAVAETRAARADPAAG encoded by the coding sequence GTGTCCACTGTTGCTTCCGGCCTGCCCGTCGGGCGGGGCCTGCTGTATCTGATCGTCGCCGGTGCCGCCTGGGGCACCGCGGGCGCGGCCGCCTCACTGGTCTACCGCGCCAGTGACATGGGCTCCGTCGCCCTGTCCTTCTGGCGGTGCGCCGCCGGACTGCTCCTCCTCCTCGCGGCCCGCCACCTGCTCCCGCGGGCGGTCGCCGCTCCCGAGCCGCGGGTCCGCAAGGCGATGCGGATCGGCGCCACCGGCCTCGGGCTCGCGGTGTTCCAGACGGCCTACTTCGCCGCCGTGTCCGCCACCGGCCTCGCCGTCGCCACCGTCGTCACGCTCGGCGCCGGGCCCGTGCTCATCGCCCTCGGCGCACGCCTGACCATGGGCGAGCGGCTCGGCCGCACCGGCGTGTCGGCCGTCGCCGGCGCGCTCACCGGGCTCGGGGTGCTGGTGTTCGGCGGCGGGGACGCCGTCGTACGCCCGTCGGGGGTCGCGCTCGCGCTGCTGTCCGCCGCCGGGTACAGCGCGATGACCCTGCTCACCCGCTACTGGGGCCGCGACGGCGGCGCCGACGCCTCCGGCACCACCGTCTGGGCGTTCGCGGTGACGACCCTGTGCCTGCTGCCGTTCGCGCTGATGGAGGGTCTGGTGCCGCAGACGGCCGAACCGGCCCTGCTGGTGTGGCTCCTCGTCTACATCGCGGCGATCCCCACCGCCCTCGCGTACGCGCTGTACTTCGCGGGCGCGGCCGTCGTACGGTCGGCCACCGTGTCCGTGATCATGCTGCTGGAGCCGGTCAGCGCGGCGGTCCTGGCCGTCACCCTGCTCGGCGAACAGCTCACCGCCGCCACGCTGGCCGGAACCCTGCTGATGCTGGGCTCGGTCGCGGGGCTGGCGGTCGCCGAGACACGCGCGGCGCGGGCGGACCCGGCTGCCGGCTGA
- a CDS encoding PadR family transcriptional regulator translates to MDVHNHGYERGHGGPRRARGDFDGRREAFGPFGPGGHGFGHGGPGGFGGFGPGPWGGRGRGGPRGRARRGDVRASILALLKDRPMHGYEMIQEIAERSGGAWKPSPGSVYPTLQLLEDEGLIVSESEGGKKLFSLTEAGRTAAGEGPEAPWEEASRGVDWEALGEIRQAGFGLMEAFGQVWKTGDKEQREKALAVINEARKKLYLILADED, encoded by the coding sequence ATGGACGTGCACAACCACGGATACGAGCGTGGACACGGCGGCCCCCGGCGTGCTCGGGGCGACTTCGACGGACGGCGCGAGGCCTTCGGGCCCTTCGGTCCGGGCGGACACGGCTTCGGTCACGGCGGCCCCGGGGGTTTCGGTGGCTTCGGTCCCGGACCCTGGGGCGGGCGCGGCCGAGGCGGGCCGAGGGGGAGGGCGCGGCGCGGTGACGTACGCGCCTCGATCCTGGCCCTGCTGAAGGACCGGCCGATGCACGGCTACGAGATGATCCAGGAGATCGCCGAGCGCAGCGGCGGGGCGTGGAAGCCCAGCCCCGGCTCGGTGTACCCCACCCTTCAACTGCTGGAGGACGAGGGGCTGATCGTCAGCGAGTCCGAGGGCGGCAAGAAGCTGTTCTCGCTGACAGAGGCGGGCCGCACGGCGGCCGGGGAAGGCCCGGAGGCTCCCTGGGAGGAGGCCTCGCGCGGCGTCGACTGGGAGGCCCTCGGTGAGATCCGCCAGGCCGGCTTCGGACTGATGGAGGCCTTCGGGCAGGTCTGGAAGACGGGCGACAAGGAGCAGCGCGAGAAGGCGCTCGCCGTGATCAACGAGGCCCGCAAGAAGCTGTACCTGATCCTCGCCGACGAGGACTGA
- a CDS encoding DMT family transporter, with the protein MTTATSDAARTPVRIRARRALDWKVRFAALSLVWGFSFLLIKVGTDGYAPFQVTLGRLVFGTAVLAAAMAVKRQRLPRGARTWAHLTVAAFLLNALPFSLFAFAELTIPSTLAGICNATSPLWGMALSLVALSEDRPTRVRVAGLGLGFLGVLTVLGAWQGFTGVDPTGTALALLASLSYPVGWIYVRRTLAGSGASHLSLTGAQLLLATLQLAVVTPLFTSMPTRFPVVPLLAVAALGALGTGFAVLIQYGLVAEVGPTTAQMVTYFIPVIATAAGVTVLGESLTWSTPVGAAIVLAGAALTQVRPRG; encoded by the coding sequence GTGACCACCGCCACGAGCGACGCCGCCCGCACGCCTGTCCGCATCCGCGCCCGCCGCGCCCTCGACTGGAAGGTCCGCTTCGCCGCCCTGTCGCTGGTCTGGGGCTTCAGCTTCCTGCTAATCAAGGTGGGCACCGACGGCTACGCCCCTTTTCAGGTGACCCTCGGCCGCCTGGTGTTCGGTACGGCGGTCCTGGCCGCGGCGATGGCCGTGAAGCGCCAGCGGCTGCCGCGCGGGGCCCGTACCTGGGCGCATCTGACGGTCGCCGCGTTCCTGCTCAACGCGCTGCCGTTCTCGCTGTTCGCGTTCGCCGAGCTGACGATCCCGTCCACGCTCGCCGGTATCTGCAACGCCACCTCACCGCTGTGGGGCATGGCGCTGTCCCTGGTCGCCCTCTCCGAGGACCGGCCCACCCGGGTCCGGGTCGCCGGTCTGGGCCTGGGCTTCCTCGGAGTGCTGACCGTGCTCGGCGCCTGGCAGGGCTTCACCGGCGTCGACCCCACGGGCACGGCCCTGGCTCTGCTGGCCTCGCTCAGCTACCCCGTCGGCTGGATCTACGTCCGCCGCACGCTCGCCGGGTCCGGCGCCTCGCACCTGTCCCTGACGGGGGCCCAGCTGCTGCTGGCCACGCTGCAACTCGCGGTCGTCACGCCGCTGTTCACCAGCATGCCGACCCGCTTCCCGGTGGTGCCGCTGCTCGCCGTCGCGGCGCTGGGCGCCCTGGGCACGGGGTTCGCGGTGCTCATCCAGTACGGCCTGGTCGCGGAGGTCGGCCCGACCACCGCCCAGATGGTCACCTACTTCATCCCGGTCATCGCCACGGCCGCGGGCGTCACCGTCCTCGGCGAGTCCCTGACGTGGTCCACCCCGGTCGGCGCGGCGATCGTCCTGGCGGGGGCGGCACTGACGCAGGTCCGGCCGAGGGGGTGA
- a CDS encoding EamA family transporter, producing MHTSVSSRGSHGKGVGLALALGSALAFGGSGVAAKPLIEAGLDPLHVVWLRVAGAALVMLPLAVRHRALLRRRPALLAGFGLLAVAGVQACYFAAISRIPVGVALLVEYLAPALVLGWVRFVQRRPVTRAAALGVVLAVGGLACVVEVWAGLGFDALGLLLALGAACCQVGYFVLSDQGSDSGADAPDPLGVIAYGLLIGAAVLTVVARPWGMDWSVLAGSAHMDGDAVPAVLLLAWIVLVATVVAYVTGVLSVRRLSPQVAGVVACLEAVIATVLAWVLLGEHLSAPQIVGGVIVLVGAFIAQSSTPAKGSPAPVTGGGPERELSARGTAA from the coding sequence GTGCATACGTCAGTCAGCAGTCGGGGCAGCCACGGCAAGGGCGTCGGGCTCGCGCTCGCCCTCGGGTCGGCGCTCGCCTTCGGCGGATCGGGAGTCGCGGCCAAGCCGCTCATCGAGGCGGGCCTGGACCCGCTGCACGTGGTGTGGCTGCGGGTGGCCGGCGCGGCCCTGGTGATGCTGCCGCTCGCCGTGCGCCACCGCGCGCTGCTGCGCCGCCGGCCCGCGCTGCTCGCCGGGTTCGGGCTGCTGGCCGTCGCCGGCGTGCAGGCCTGCTACTTCGCGGCGATCTCCCGTATCCCGGTGGGAGTCGCGCTGCTCGTCGAGTACCTCGCGCCCGCCCTGGTGCTCGGCTGGGTTCGGTTCGTGCAGCGGCGGCCCGTGACGCGCGCGGCGGCGCTCGGCGTGGTCCTCGCCGTCGGCGGACTGGCCTGCGTGGTCGAGGTCTGGGCCGGTCTGGGCTTCGACGCCCTCGGGTTGCTGCTCGCCCTCGGCGCCGCCTGCTGCCAGGTCGGCTACTTCGTGCTCTCCGACCAGGGCAGCGACTCGGGCGCCGACGCCCCGGACCCGCTCGGCGTGATCGCGTACGGCCTGCTGATCGGGGCCGCCGTGCTGACCGTCGTGGCCCGGCCCTGGGGCATGGACTGGTCGGTACTCGCGGGCTCCGCGCACATGGACGGCGACGCCGTCCCCGCCGTGCTGCTGCTGGCCTGGATCGTGCTGGTCGCCACCGTCGTCGCGTACGTCACCGGCGTGCTGTCCGTGCGCCGGCTCTCTCCGCAGGTCGCGGGTGTGGTGGCGTGCCTGGAGGCGGTCATCGCGACGGTCCTGGCCTGGGTGCTGCTCGGCGAGCACCTCTCGGCGCCGCAGATCGTCGGCGGCGTGATCGTCCTGGTCGGGGCCTTCATCGCGCAGTCCTCGACGCCCGCGAAGGGCTCGCCGGCCCCGGTGACGGGCGGCGGGCCCGAAAGGGAGTTGTCCGCGCGGGGGACGGCGGCCTAG